A window of Dehalococcoidia bacterium genomic DNA:
CAAGGTCTCGAGCAAGAAGGCCTTCGACGAGGCGCAGGTGACGCACGCCGACATCGACCACGTCATGATCTATGACGCCTTCGCGCACCTGCCCATCTTCGCCCTCGAAGACACGGGCTTCTGCAAGCGAGGCGAGGCGGGGCCGTTCATCGAGGCCGGGCACACCTCTCCCGGCGGACGCCTGCCCGTCAACACCTCCGGAGGCGGGCTCTGCTACACGCACTCCGGGATGTACGGGATGCACATGATGCAGGAGGCCATGAGGCAACTACGCGGCACCGCTTTCCGCCAGGTCCCGAACATCAAGACCTCGTTCCTCCAGGGTATCGGCGGCATGTTCGGCGGCTTCGGCTCGCTCATCTGGACGAACGAGCCGCCGCACTAGGCGTCGGGCCCGGCCGGCTGCCACGGGCTCGACGC
This region includes:
- a CDS encoding thiolase, encoding KVSSKKAFDEAQVTHADIDHVMIYDAFAHLPIFALEDTGFCKRGEAGPFIEAGHTSPGGRLPVNTSGGGLCYTHSGMYGMHMMQEAMRQLRGTAFRQVPNIKTSFLQGIGGMFGGFGSLIWTNEPPH